Proteins co-encoded in one Ponticoccus alexandrii genomic window:
- a CDS encoding HAD-IIB family hydrolase gives MPGLMVVSDLDGTLLDHETYSWQAAAPALALLKQRGIPLILATSKTAAEVRGLHRELGLGALPAIVENGAGLYRPGVADGAEPGYARIRAALEALPDRLRQRFRGFGDMTAAEIAETTGLPEQGAALARRREHSEPGLWMGGDGDLRAFLQALDRQGIHARHGGRFLTLSLGRTKADGLRQVAAELSPDTVIALGDAPNDVDLLQAADIGVIVRNDHAPAIAQLPEEAVGRIRRTKKIGPEGWNDAVIGLVQELQKAGD, from the coding sequence GTGCCCGGACTGATGGTGGTAAGCGACCTCGACGGGACGCTTCTGGATCACGAGACCTATTCCTGGCAGGCCGCCGCCCCGGCGCTTGCGCTGCTGAAACAGCGGGGCATCCCGCTGATCCTCGCCACCTCCAAGACCGCCGCAGAGGTGCGGGGCCTGCACCGCGAGCTGGGGCTTGGGGCCCTGCCGGCCATCGTCGAAAACGGTGCGGGCCTGTACCGGCCCGGTGTCGCGGATGGCGCAGAGCCGGGTTACGCCCGCATCCGCGCCGCGCTGGAGGCGCTGCCTGACCGGCTGCGGCAGCGCTTTCGCGGGTTCGGCGACATGACGGCGGCAGAGATCGCGGAAACGACCGGCCTGCCAGAGCAGGGCGCCGCGCTGGCCCGCCGCCGCGAACACTCGGAACCGGGGCTCTGGATGGGCGGCGACGGCGACCTCCGCGCATTTCTTCAGGCCCTGGATCGGCAGGGCATCCATGCGCGGCACGGCGGGCGCTTCCTGACCCTGTCTCTGGGCCGGACCAAGGCGGACGGGCTGCGGCAGGTGGCGGCAGAGCTGTCGCCCGACACGGTCATCGCGCTGGGGGATGCGCCCAACGACGTGGATCTGCTGCAGGCGGCGGACATCGGGGTGATTGTACGCAACGACCATGCGCCCGCCATCGCCCAGCTGCCCGAAGAGGCCGTGGGCCGCATCCGCCGGACAAAGAAGATCGGCCCCGAGGGCTGGAACGATGCCGTGATCGGCCTCGTTCAAGAGTTGCAAAAGGCAGGGGACTGA
- a CDS encoding glycosyl transferase, which yields MADFHQNGNIAQFHNLRQRPLEELVYEIETFAQTRKITLVLPSLFSELEGPALGNILDELSKVSYLHRIIIGLDRADESQFRRARDFFSRLPQNHVVIWNDSPRMKAMEQRLTEHGLAPEEPGKGKNMWTCMGYLISCQDSAVMALHDCDIVTYEREMLARLVYPVVNPNFRYQLSKGFYPRIGDGKLNGRVTRLLVSPLLIALKKVVGDRDYIDYLRAFRYPLSGEFALRTSLLPDLRIPSDWGLEIGVLSEVWRNLGRHSVCQVEISDAYDHKHQDVSEEDAQGGLNRMSTDICKAIFRKLAADGTVFTANSFRALKATYYRVALDLLEFYDNDAKMNGLKLDRHREEKTIELFAENIMVAGHTFLAKPNEAPFIPNWSRVNAADPSLVAELKAAVAADEAEFAPMPF from the coding sequence ATGGCCGATTTTCACCAGAACGGAAACATCGCGCAGTTTCACAACCTCCGGCAGCGCCCGTTAGAGGAACTGGTCTACGAGATCGAGACCTTTGCGCAGACGCGGAAAATCACGCTGGTGTTGCCCTCGCTGTTCTCGGAACTCGAAGGCCCGGCACTGGGCAATATCCTCGACGAGCTGAGCAAGGTCAGTTACCTGCACCGCATCATCATCGGGCTGGACCGGGCCGACGAAAGCCAGTTCCGCCGCGCGCGCGACTTCTTTTCCAGACTGCCGCAGAACCACGTGGTGATCTGGAACGACAGTCCGCGCATGAAGGCGATGGAGCAACGCCTGACCGAGCACGGCCTTGCCCCCGAAGAGCCGGGCAAGGGCAAGAACATGTGGACCTGCATGGGCTACCTGATCTCCTGTCAGGACAGCGCGGTGATGGCGCTGCACGACTGCGATATCGTCACCTACGAACGCGAGATGCTGGCGCGGCTGGTCTACCCGGTGGTGAACCCGAACTTCCGCTACCAGCTGTCCAAGGGCTTCTACCCGCGCATCGGCGACGGCAAGCTGAACGGGCGGGTGACGCGGCTTCTGGTCTCGCCGCTGCTGATCGCGCTGAAGAAGGTGGTGGGGGACCGTGATTACATCGACTACCTGCGCGCCTTCCGCTACCCGCTGTCGGGCGAGTTCGCCCTGCGGACGTCGCTGCTGCCGGACCTGCGCATCCCCTCGGACTGGGGACTGGAAATCGGTGTCCTGTCAGAGGTCTGGCGCAATCTCGGGCGGCACTCGGTCTGTCAGGTCGAGATCTCGGACGCCTATGACCACAAGCATCAGGACGTCAGCGAAGAGGACGCGCAGGGCGGGCTGAACCGCATGTCCACCGACATTTGCAAGGCGATCTTCCGCAAGCTGGCCGCCGACGGGACGGTGTTCACCGCGAATTCCTTCCGGGCGCTGAAGGCGACCTATTACCGGGTCGCGCTGGACCTGCTGGAGTTCTACGACAACGACGCCAAGATGAACGGGCTGAAGCTGGACCGGCACCGCGAGGAGAAGACCATAGAGCTCTTTGCCGAGAACATCATGGTCGCGGGGCATACCTTCCTCGCCAAGCCCAACGAGGCCCCCTTCATCCCGAACTGGAGCCGGGTGAACGCCGCCGATCCGTCGCTGGTGGCGGAGTTGAAGGCGGCGGTGGCGGCGGACGAGGCGGAATTCGCGCCGATGCCGTTCTGA